The following proteins come from a genomic window of Malus domestica chromosome 02, GDT2T_hap1:
- the LOC103429368 gene encoding cysteine-rich receptor-like protein kinase 26 isoform X1 yields the protein MPAMDSSRFLFCLFPILFLMINQALGQLPGSLSLNCTNENGNYTTNSIYQTNLNRLLSSLPSNESGNGYGFYNASYPLNSLNEHIYAIGLCRGDVKAEDCRSCLNNSGYALPKLCPNQKEAIGWNDNCMLRYSNRSIYGVMEISPHFYLWNTKNILSSRQDGFYQDLRTVLYSIRSEAAAGGSLRKFAFGNTSTPTFQTIYAFAQCTPDISEQECSECLGGAFGDIPICCDGKEGGRVYRPSCHFRFEVYSFIDPTTVTQLPSPPPIHSPPPSTNKTNTSQGSKISKSRTVVIIVVPIIASLVLVMFMGICLRIRKAKKKLKNNLSPGEDTDKIGSAESLQFNFDAIKIATDDFSEANELGQGGFGSVYKGRLLNGEEIAVKRLSVNSRQGNSEFKNEVSLVAKLQHRNLVRLLGFSLEGVERLLIYEFVPNGSLDHIIFDPIKRAQLDWDRRYKIIVGITRGLIYLHEDSRLRIIHRDLKAGNILIDEEMTPKISDFGMAKLFGVDQTQGNTSRIVGTEGYMAPEYRMQGDFSVKSDVYSFGVLVLEIVSGQKTNSFRHGENMEHLLSYAWKCWREGTASNLIDPALTNGSRNEIMRCIHIGLLCVQENIADRPTMNAVVLMLNSYSVTFPVPSQPAFFRDSNVGSDMSLGWKNSSEVITTGSDRSKSSSVKAPENEVSLITEVIAIRLVMHKRQTKSCFGTSLPIKRRL from the exons ATGCCAGCAATGGATTCCTCAAGATTTCTATTCTGCCTCTTTCCCATTCTGTTCCTCATGATTAATCAAGCCCTTGGTCAACTTCCAGGTTCTCTATCCCTCAATTGCACAAACGAAAATGGAAACTACACCACCAATAGTATCTATCAGACAAACCTCAACCGCCTCCTCTCCTCCCTGCCCTCCAACGAAAGCGGCAACGGGTATGGCTTTTACAATGCATCATATCCCCTAAACTCGTTGAACGAGCACATTTATGCAATCGGACTTTGTAGAGGAGATGTCAAGGCGGAAGATTGCCGCAGCTGCCTAAATAACTCCGGATATGCTCTCCCAAAGCTTTGCCCTAATCAGAAGGAAGCAATTGGTTGGAATGACAATTGCATGTTACGCTACTCAAACCGCTCCATCTATGGCGTCATGGAAATTAGTCCTCATTTCTATCTGTGGAACACTAAGAACATATTGTCGTCCCGCCAGGATGGATTCTACCAAGACCTGCGTACGGTACTGTACAGCATAAGAAGTGAAGCTGCAGCTGGCGGTTCTCTTCGGAAATTTGCATTCGGAAACACAAGTACCCCAACTTTCCAAACAATATATGCATTCGCGCAATGCACGCCAGACATATCAGAGCAAGAGTGCAGTGAGTGCTTAGGTGGGGCTTTTGGAGATATCCCCATATGTTGTGACGGGAAAGAAGGTGGGAGAGTTTATAGACCTAGCTGTCACTTTAGATTCGAGGTTTACAGCTTCATTGACCCTACAACTGTCACACAACTGCCATCTCCGCCACCAATACATTCTCCTCCACCATCAACCAATAAAACTAACACTTCACAAG GATCGAAGATCAGCAAATCTCGGACTGTCGTCATTATTGTTGTGCCAATTATTGCTTCTTTGGTACTAGTAATGTTCATGGGCATTTGTCTAAGAATAcggaaagcaaagaaaaagcttaaaaataatttaagtcCAG GCGAAGACACGGACAAAATTGGAAGTGCAGAATCCTTGCAATTCAATTTCGACGCCATTAAAATTGCCACAGATGACTTTTCTGAAGCCAATGAACTAGGACAAGGGGGATTTGGTTCTGTTTACAAG GGTAGGTTATTGAATGGAGAAGAAATAGCAGTGAAAAGGCTCTCCGTAAATTCTAGACAAGGAAATTCGGAGTTTAAAAATGAGGTCTCGTTAGTGGCAAAGCTTCAACACCGAAACTTAGTTAGGCTCTTGGGTTTCAGCTTGGAAGGTGTTGAAAGGCTTCTTATTTATGAGTTTGTCCCTAATGGAAGTCTGGACCACATCATATTTG ACCCAATCAAGCGCGCACAACTGGATTGGGATAGGCGCTACAAAATCATTGTAGGCATTACTCGAGGGCTCATTTACCTTCATGAAGATTCGCGGCTTAGAATTATTCATCGTGATCTCAAAGCCGGTAATATCTTGATAGATGAAGAAATGACTCCCAAGATATCAGATTTTGGCATGGCAAAATTGTTTGGGGTTGATCAAACACAAGGCAATACCAGTCGAATTGTGGGGACCGA GGGATATATGGCTCCAGAATATCGGATGCAGGGGGACTTTTCTGTTAAGTCAGATGTCTATAGTTTTGGTGTCttagttttggagatagttaGCGGACAGAAAACTAATTCCTTTCGTCACGGCGAGAACATGGAGCATCTTCTAAGCTAC GCATGGAAATGTTGGAGGGAAGGGACAGCTTCAAATCTAATAGATCCCGCGTTGACGAACGGTTCAAGAAATGAAATAATGAGATGCATCCATATTGGGTTGCTATGTGTGCAAGAAAATATAGCCGATAGGCCAACCATGAATGCTGTTGTTCTAATGCTTAATAGTTATTCAGTCACATTTCCAGTACCCTCACAACCAGCATTTTTCAGAGATAGTAACGTTGGATCTGACATGTCTTTGGGATGGAAGAATAGTTCGGAGGTGATTACAACCGGGTCGGATCGTTCCAAGAGCAGCTCTGTCAAAGCACCAGAAAATGAGGTTTCATTGATCACCGAA GTAATTGCAATAAGGCTTGTGATGCATAAGAGACAAACTAAGAGCTGTTTTGGGACCAGTCTACCAATCAAACGACGACTTTGA
- the LOC103429368 gene encoding cysteine-rich receptor-like protein kinase 26 isoform X2 yields MPAMDSSRFLFCLFPILFLMINQALGQLPGSLSLNCTNENGNYTTNSIYQTNLNRLLSSLPSNESGNGYGFYNASYPLNSLNEHIYAIGLCRGDVKAEDCRSCLNNSGYALPKLCPNQKEAIGWNDNCMLRYSNRSIYGVMEISPHFYLWNTKNILSSRQDGFYQDLRTVLYSIRSEAAAGGSLRKFAFGNTSTPTFQTIYAFAQCTPDISEQECSECLGGAFGDIPICCDGKEGGRVYRPSCHFRFEVYSFIDPTTVTQLPSPPPIHSPPPSTNKTNTSQGSKISKSRTVVIIVVPIIASLVLVMFMGICLRIRKAKKKLKNNLSPGEDTDKIGSAESLQFNFDAIKIATDDFSEANELGQGGFGSVYKGRLLNGEEIAVKRLSVNSRQGNSEFKNEVSLVAKLQHRNLVRLLGFSLEGVERLLIYEFVPNGSLDHIIFDPIKRAQLDWDRRYKIIVGITRGLIYLHEDSRLRIIHRDLKAGNILIDEEMTPKISDFGMAKLFGVDQTQGNTSRIVGTEGYMAPEYRMQGDFSVKSDVYSFGVLVLEIVSGQKTNSFRHGENMEHLLSYAWKCWREGTASNLIDPALTNGSRNEIMRCIHIGLLCVQENIADRPTMNAVVLMLNSYSVTFPVPSQPAFFRDSNVGSDMSLGWKNSSEVITTGSDRSKSSSVKAPENEVIAIRLVMHKRQTKSCFGTSLPIKRRL; encoded by the exons ATGCCAGCAATGGATTCCTCAAGATTTCTATTCTGCCTCTTTCCCATTCTGTTCCTCATGATTAATCAAGCCCTTGGTCAACTTCCAGGTTCTCTATCCCTCAATTGCACAAACGAAAATGGAAACTACACCACCAATAGTATCTATCAGACAAACCTCAACCGCCTCCTCTCCTCCCTGCCCTCCAACGAAAGCGGCAACGGGTATGGCTTTTACAATGCATCATATCCCCTAAACTCGTTGAACGAGCACATTTATGCAATCGGACTTTGTAGAGGAGATGTCAAGGCGGAAGATTGCCGCAGCTGCCTAAATAACTCCGGATATGCTCTCCCAAAGCTTTGCCCTAATCAGAAGGAAGCAATTGGTTGGAATGACAATTGCATGTTACGCTACTCAAACCGCTCCATCTATGGCGTCATGGAAATTAGTCCTCATTTCTATCTGTGGAACACTAAGAACATATTGTCGTCCCGCCAGGATGGATTCTACCAAGACCTGCGTACGGTACTGTACAGCATAAGAAGTGAAGCTGCAGCTGGCGGTTCTCTTCGGAAATTTGCATTCGGAAACACAAGTACCCCAACTTTCCAAACAATATATGCATTCGCGCAATGCACGCCAGACATATCAGAGCAAGAGTGCAGTGAGTGCTTAGGTGGGGCTTTTGGAGATATCCCCATATGTTGTGACGGGAAAGAAGGTGGGAGAGTTTATAGACCTAGCTGTCACTTTAGATTCGAGGTTTACAGCTTCATTGACCCTACAACTGTCACACAACTGCCATCTCCGCCACCAATACATTCTCCTCCACCATCAACCAATAAAACTAACACTTCACAAG GATCGAAGATCAGCAAATCTCGGACTGTCGTCATTATTGTTGTGCCAATTATTGCTTCTTTGGTACTAGTAATGTTCATGGGCATTTGTCTAAGAATAcggaaagcaaagaaaaagcttaaaaataatttaagtcCAG GCGAAGACACGGACAAAATTGGAAGTGCAGAATCCTTGCAATTCAATTTCGACGCCATTAAAATTGCCACAGATGACTTTTCTGAAGCCAATGAACTAGGACAAGGGGGATTTGGTTCTGTTTACAAG GGTAGGTTATTGAATGGAGAAGAAATAGCAGTGAAAAGGCTCTCCGTAAATTCTAGACAAGGAAATTCGGAGTTTAAAAATGAGGTCTCGTTAGTGGCAAAGCTTCAACACCGAAACTTAGTTAGGCTCTTGGGTTTCAGCTTGGAAGGTGTTGAAAGGCTTCTTATTTATGAGTTTGTCCCTAATGGAAGTCTGGACCACATCATATTTG ACCCAATCAAGCGCGCACAACTGGATTGGGATAGGCGCTACAAAATCATTGTAGGCATTACTCGAGGGCTCATTTACCTTCATGAAGATTCGCGGCTTAGAATTATTCATCGTGATCTCAAAGCCGGTAATATCTTGATAGATGAAGAAATGACTCCCAAGATATCAGATTTTGGCATGGCAAAATTGTTTGGGGTTGATCAAACACAAGGCAATACCAGTCGAATTGTGGGGACCGA GGGATATATGGCTCCAGAATATCGGATGCAGGGGGACTTTTCTGTTAAGTCAGATGTCTATAGTTTTGGTGTCttagttttggagatagttaGCGGACAGAAAACTAATTCCTTTCGTCACGGCGAGAACATGGAGCATCTTCTAAGCTAC GCATGGAAATGTTGGAGGGAAGGGACAGCTTCAAATCTAATAGATCCCGCGTTGACGAACGGTTCAAGAAATGAAATAATGAGATGCATCCATATTGGGTTGCTATGTGTGCAAGAAAATATAGCCGATAGGCCAACCATGAATGCTGTTGTTCTAATGCTTAATAGTTATTCAGTCACATTTCCAGTACCCTCACAACCAGCATTTTTCAGAGATAGTAACGTTGGATCTGACATGTCTTTGGGATGGAAGAATAGTTCGGAGGTGATTACAACCGGGTCGGATCGTTCCAAGAGCAGCTCTGTCAAAGCACCAGAAAATGAG GTAATTGCAATAAGGCTTGTGATGCATAAGAGACAAACTAAGAGCTGTTTTGGGACCAGTCTACCAATCAAACGACGACTTTGA